Proteins encoded in a region of the Perca fluviatilis chromosome 8, GENO_Pfluv_1.0, whole genome shotgun sequence genome:
- the LOC120563681 gene encoding myosin-13 — MSTDAEMAIYGKAAIYLRKPEKERIEAQSAPFDAKSACYVADKAELYLKAKILKKDGDKVTVEVLTTKEERTVKEADVHPMNPPKYDKIEDMAMMTHLNEASVLYNLKERYAAWMIYTYSGLFCATVNPYKWLPVYDAECVSAYRGKKRMEAPPHIFSVSDNAFQFMLTDRENQSVLIT; from the exons ATGAGTACGGACGCGGAAATGGCCATTTATGGCAAAGCTGCCATTTACCTTCGTAAGCCAGAAAAGGAGAGAATTGAGGCTCAAAGTGCACCATTTGATGCCAAGAGTGCCTGCTACGTGGCTGATAAGGCGGAGCTGTACTTGAAGGCAAAAATCCTCAAGAAAGATGGTGACAAAGTCACTGTCGAAGTCCTGACCACTAAAGAG GAGAGGACAGTTAAAGAAGCTGACGTCCATCCAATGAACCCTCCCAAGTATGACAAGATTGAGGACATGGCCATGATGACCCATCTCAATGAAGCCTCTGTGCTGTATAACCTCAAAGAGCGTTATGCAGCATGGATGATCTAC ACCTACTCTGGGTTGTTCTGTGCAACTGTGAACCCCTACAAGTGGCTCCCAGTGTACGATGCTGAATGTGTAAGTGCCTATAGAGGCAAGAAGCGTATGGAGGCTCCACCCCAcatcttctctgtctctgacaACGCTTTTCAGTTCATGCTTACTG ATAGGGAGAACCAGTCTGTCTTGATCACGTGA
- the LOC120563661 gene encoding myosin heavy chain, fast skeletal muscle-like isoform X1: MSTDAEMAIYGKAAIYLRKPERERIEAQSAPFDAKSACYVADKEELYLKAKILKKDGGKVTVEVLTTKEERTVKEDEVFPMNPPKYDKIEDMAMMTHLNEASVLYNLKERYAAWMIYTYSGLFCATVNPYKWLPVYDAECVAAYRGKKRMEAPPHIFSVSDNAFQFMLTDRENQSVLITGESGAGKTVNTKRVIQYFATIAVGGPKKDDAKGSLEDQIIAANPLLEAYGNAKTIRNDNSSRFGKFIRIHFGTTGKLASADIETYLLEKSRVTYQLSDERGYHIFFQMMTGHIPELLDMALITTNPYDFPMCSMGQITVASIDDKVELEATDNAIDILGFTAEEKVSIYRMTGAVLHHGNMKFKQKQREEQAEPDGTEEADKVAYLLGLNSADMLKALCYPRVKVGNEFVTKGQTVPQVMNAVPALAKSIYERMFLWMVVRINQSLDTKQARQFYIGVLDIAGFEIFDFNTLEQLCINFTNEKLQQFFNHTMFVLEQEEYKKEGIVWDFIDFGMDLAACIELIEKPMGIFSILEEECMFPKATDTSFKNKLYDQHLGKNKAFEKPKPPKKGKIEAHFSLVHYAGTVDYNIAGWLDKNKDPLNESVIQLYQKSPVKLLAILYPPVVEETGGKKGGKKKGGSMQTVSSQFRENLGKLMTNLRSTHPHFVRCLIPNESKTPGLMENFLVIHQLRCNGVLEGIRICRKGFPSRILYADFKQRYKVLNASVIPEGQFIDNKKASEKLLGSIDVNHDEYKFGHTKVFFKAGLLGVLEEMRDEKLATLVTMTQALCRGYLMRTEFVKMTERRDAIYTIQYNVRSFMNVKHWPWMKVYYKIKPLLKSAETEKELAAMKENYEKMKTDLAAALAKKKELEEKMVSLLQEKNDLQLQVASESENLNDAEERCEGLIKSKIQLEAKLKETTERLEDEEEINAELTAKKRKLEDECSELKKDIDDLELTLAKVEKEKHATENKVKNLTEEMASQDESIAKLTKEKKALQEAHQQTLDDLQAEEDKVNTLTKAKTKLEQQVDDLEGSLEQEKKLRMDLERAKRKLEGDLKLAQESIMDLENDKQQSDEKIKKKDFEISQLLSKIEDEQSLGAQLQKKIKELQARIEELEEEIEAERAARAKVEKQRADLSRELEEISERLEEAGGATAAQIEMNKKREAEFQKLRRDLEESTLQHEATAAALRKKQADSVAELGEQIDNLQRVKQKLEKEKSEYKMEIDDLSSNMEAVAKAKGNLEKMCRTLEDQLSELKTKNDENVRQINDSNAQKARLLTENGEFSRQVEEKEALVSQLTRGKQAFTQQIEELKRQIEEEVKAKNALAHGLQSARHDCDLLREQFEEEQEAKAELQRGMSKANGEVAQWRTKYETDAIQRTEELEESKKKLAQRLQEAEEQIEAVNSKCASLEKTKQRLQSEVEDLMIDVERANGLAANLDKKQRNFDKVLAEWKQKYEEGQAELEGAQKEARSLSTELFKMKNSYEESLDQLETMKRENKNLQQEISDLTEQIGETGKSIHELEKSKKQVETEKAEIQTALEEAEGTLEHEESKILRVQLELNQIKGEVDRKLAEKDEEMEQIKRNSQRVIDSMQSTLDSEVRSRNDALRIKKKMEGDLNEMEIQLSHANRQAAESQKQLRNVQAQLKDAQLHLDDAVRAQEDLKEQAAMVDRRNGLMVAEIEELRVALEQTERSRKVAEQELVDASERVGLLHSQNTSLLNSKKKLEADLVQVQSEVDDTVQEARNAEEKAKKAITDAAMMAEELKKEQDTSAHLERMKKNLEVAVKDLQHRLDEAENLAMKGGKKQLQKLESRVRELEAEVEAEQRRGGDAIKGVRKYERRVKELTYQTEEDKKNVARLQDLVDKLQLKVKAYKRQAEEAEEQANTHLSKCRKVQHELEEAEERADIAESQVNKLRAKSRDSGKGKEAAE; this comes from the exons ATGCTTACTG ATAGGGAGAACCAGTCTGTCTTGATCAC TGGAGAATCTGGTGCTGGAAAGACTGTGAACACCAAGCGTGTCATCCAGTACTTTGCAACAATCGCAGTTGGTGGACCGAAGAAGGACGACGCAAAG GGGTCACTGGAGGATCAGATTATTGCAGCCAATCCCCTGCTGGAAGCCTATGGTAACGCCAAAACTATTAGGAATGACAACTCTTCTCGTTTT GGTAAATTCATCAGAATCCATTTTGGCACAACTGGCAAACTGGCTAGTGCTGATATTGAGACAT ATCTGCTGGAGAAGTCCAGAGTGACATACCAGCTTTCTGATGAAAGAGGCTACCACATCTTCTTCCAGATGATGACTGGCCACATCCCTGAGCTGCTTG ATATGGCACTCATCACCACCAACCCCTACGACTTCCCCATGTGTAGCATGGGTCAGATCACTGTGGCCAGCATTGATGACAAAGTTGAGCTGGAAGCCACTGAT AATGCCATTGATATCCTGGGCTTCACTGCTGAAGAGAAGGTGAGCATCTACAGGATGACTGGTGCTGTGCTCCACCATGGTAACATGAAGTTCAAGCAGAAGCAGCGTGAGGAGCAGGCTGAGCCCGATGGCACAGAGG AGGCTGACAAGGTTGCTTACTTGCTGGGTCTGAACTCCGCTGACATGCTCAAGGCTCTGTGCTATCCCAGAGTGAAGGTCGGAAATGAGTTTGTCACCAAGGGACAGACTGTACCTCAG GTGATGAACGCAGTGCCTGCCCTGGCCAAGTCTATCTATGAGAGGATGTTCTTGTGGATGGTCGTTCGTATTAACCAGAGTTTGGACACTAAACAAGCAAGACAGTTCTACATTGGTGTCCTGGATATTGCTGGCTTTGAAATCTTTGAC TTCAACACCTTGGAACAGCTGTGCATTAACTTCACCAATGAGAAACTGCAACAGTTCTTCAACCACACCATGTTTGTCCTGGAGCAAGAGGAGTACAAGAAGGAGGGTATTGTCTGGGATTTCATTGACTTTGGCATGGACTTGGCTGCCTGCATTGAGCTCATTGAAAAG CCCATGGGAATCTTCTCCATCCTTGAAGAGGAGTGCATGTTCCCCAAGGCCACAGACACATCCTTCAAGAACAAGCTGTATGACCAGCATCTtggcaaaaacaaagcatttgAGAAGCCTAAGCCCCCCAAGAAAGGCAAGATTGAGGCCCACTTCTCCCTGGTGCACTACGCCGGTACTGTGGACTACAATATCGCTGGCTGGCTGGACAAGAACAAGGATCCACTGAATGAGTCCGTCATTCAGCTGTACCAGAAATCCCCGGTGAAACTGCTGGCTATTCTGTATCCTCCCGTTGTTGAGG AAACTGGTGGCAAGAAGGGAGGCAAGAAGAAGGGTGGTTCTATGCAGACTGTGTCTTCACAGTTTAGG GAGAACTTGGGCAAGCTGATGACTAACTTGAGGAGCACCCATCCTCACTTTGTGCGCTGCCTGATTCCCAATGAGTCAAAGACTCCAG gtcTGATGGAGAACTTCCTGGTCATCCACCAGCTCAGGTGTAACGGTGTGCTGGAGGGTATCAGAATCTGCAGAAAAGGTTTCCCCAGCAGAATTCTCTATGCTGACTTCAAGCAGAG GTACAAGGTGCTGAATGCCAGTGTCATCCCCGAGGGCCAGTTCATTGACAACAAGAAGGCTTCAGAGAAGCTGCTTGGGTCAATTGATGTTAATCATGATGAGTACAAATTCGGACACACCAAG GTGTTCTTCAAGGCCGGTCTGCTGGGTGTCCTTGAGGAGATGAGAGATGAAAAACTGGCAACTCTGGTCACCATGACTCAGGCTTTGTGCCGTGGTTACCTCATGAGAACAGAGTTTgtgaagatgacagagaggag GGATGCTATATATACCATCCAGTACAATGTCCGCTCATTCATGAATGTCAAACACTGGCCATGGATGAAGGTGTACTACAAGATCAAACCTCTGCTGAAGAGTGCTGAAACTGAGAAGGAGCTGGCAGCTATGAAGGAGAACTATGAAAAGATGAAAACTGACTTGGCTGCTGCCCTGGCCAAGAAGAAGGAACTGGAGGAGAAGATGGTGTCCCTTCTGCAGGAGAAGAATGATCTGCAGCTGCAAGTAGCATCT GAATCAGAGAATCTCAATGATGCTGAAGAGAGATGTGAGGGACTTATCAAGAGTAAGATTCAGCTGGAGGCCAAACTCAAAGAGACAACTGAGAGactggaggatgaagaggaaatcAATGCTGAGCTCACTGCCAAGAAGAGAAAGCTGGAGGATGAATGCTCTGAGCTCAAGAAGGATATTGATGACCTGGAGCTTACCTTGGCCAAagtggaaaaagagaaacatgcCACAGAGAACAAG GTGAAGAACCTGACAGAGGAGATGGCCTCTCAGGATGAGAGCATTGCTAAGCTgacaaaggaaaagaaagccCTTCAGGAGGCTCATCAGCAGACTCTTGATGACCTGCAGGCTGAGGAAGACAAAGTCAACACTCTGACCAAGGCCAAGACCAAGCTTGAGCAGCAAGTGGATGAT CTTGAAGGTTCTCTGGAGCAAGAGAAGAAGCTCCGTATGGACCTTGAGAGAGCCAAGAGAAAGCTTGAGGGTGATCTGAAACTGGCCCAGGAATCCATCATGGATCTTGAGAATGACAAGCAGCAGTCTGATGAGAAGATCAAAAA GAAGGACTTTGAAATCAGTCAGCTCCTTAGCAAGATTGAAGATGAGCAGTCACTGGGTGCTCAGCTTCAGAAGAAGATCAAGGAGCTCCAG GCTCGTATTGAGGAACTGGAGGAGGAGATTGAGGCTGAGCGTGCTGCTCGTGCCAAGGTTGAGAAGCAGAGAGCTGACCTCTCCAGGGAACTtgaggagatcagtgagaggctGGAGGAGGCCGGTGGTGCCACTGCTGCTCAGATTGAGATGAACAAGAAGCGTGAAGCCGAGTTCCAGAAGCTCCGTCGTGATCTTGAGGAGTCCACTCTGCAGCATGaagccactgctgctgctcttcgcAAGAAGCAGGCTGACAGCGTTGCTGAGCTGGGAGAGCAGATCGACAACCTCCAGCGTGTAAAGCAGAAGCTTGAGAAGGAAAAGAGTGAATACAAGATGGAGATTGATGACCTCTCCAGCAACATGGAGGCTGTTGCTAAAGCAAAG GGAAATCTTGAAAAGATGTGCCGTACTCTAGAGGACCAACTTAGCGAACTGAAGACCAAGAATGATGAAAATGTCCGCCAAATCAATGACTCAAATGCACAGAAAGCACGTCTCTTGACAGAAAATG GTGAGTTCAGCCGTCAAGTTGAAGAGAAAGAAGCTCTTGTCTCCCAGCTGACCAGAGGCAAACAGGCATTCACACAACAGATTGAGGAGCTGAAAAGACAGATTGAAGAGGAGGTTAAG GCCAAGAATGCTCTTGCCCATGGACTGCAATCAGCCCGCCATGACTGTGATCTGCTGAGGGAGCAGTTTGAGGAGGAGCAAGAGGCCAAGGCTGAGCTGCAGCGTGGAATGTCCAAGGCCAACGGTGAGGTGGCTCAGTGGAGAACTAAGTATGAAACTGATGCTATCCAGCGAACTGAGGAGCTTGAGGAATCCAA GAAAAAGCTGGCTCAGCGTCTTCAGGAGGCTGAGGAGCAGATTGAGGCAGTTAATTCCAAGTGCGCTTCTCTTGAGAAAACCAAACAGAGGCTCCAGAGTGAGGTGGAGGACCTCATGATTGATGTGGAGAGGGCCAATGGGCTGGCTGCCAACCTGGACAAGAAGCAGAGGAACTTTGACAAA GTGTTGGCAGAGTGGAAACAGAAGTACGAGGAGGGTCAGGCAGAGCTCGAGGGAGCCCAGAAGGAGGCTCGTTCTCTCAGCACTGAGCTGTTCAAGATGAAGAACTCTTATGAGGAatctctggatcagctggagaccATGAAGCGTGAAAACAAGAACCTGCAAC AGGAGATCTCAGATCTGACTGAACAGATTGGTGAGACTGGCAAGAGTATCCATGAGCTGGAGAAGTCCAAGAAGCAGGTGGAGACCGAGAAGGCTGAGATCCAGACAGCTCTTGAAGAGGCTGAG GGAACTCTGGAACACGAAGAGTCTAAGATCCTGCGTGTCCAGCTGGAGCTCAACCAGATTAAGGGTGAGGTGGACAGGAAGCTGGCAGAGAAAGATGAGGAGATGGAGCAGATCAAGAGGAACAGCCAGAGGGTGATTGACTCCATGCAGAGCACTCTGGATTCTGAGGTCAGGAGCAGAAACGATGCCCTGAGAATCAAGAAGAAGATGGAGGGAGACCTGAATGAGATGGAGATTCAGCTGAGCCACGCCAATCGCCAGGCTGCTGAGTCCCAGAAGCAGCTGAGGAATGTGCAGGCGCAACTGAAG GATGCACAACTGCACCTTGATGATGCTGTCAGAGCACAGGAAGACCTCAAGGAACAAGCTGCTATGGTGGATCGCAGGAACGGTCTGATGGTAGCTGAAATCGAGGAGCTTAGAGTTGCTCTGGAACAGACGGAGAGAAGTCGCAAAGTTGCTGAGCAGGAGCTGGTGGATGCCAGTGAGCGTGTTGGACTTCTGCACTCTCAG AACACAAGCCTTCTGAACTCCAAGAAGAAGCTTGAGGCTGACCTGGTCCAGGTCCAGAGTGAAGTGGATGACACTGTTCAGGAAGCAAGGAATGCAGAGGAGAAGGCCAAGAAGGCCATCACTGAT GCtgctatgatggctgaggagctgaagaaggagCAGGATACCAGCGCTCACCtggagaggatgaagaagaacctGGAGGTCGCTGTTAAGGACCTGCAGCACCGCCTGGATGAGGCTGAGAACCTGGCCATGAAGGGTGGCAAGAAGCAGCTCCAGAAACTTGAGTCCAGG GTGCGTGAACTGGAGGCAGAGGTTGAGGCTGAGCAGAGACGCGGAGGAGATGCCATTAAGGGTGTCCGCAAATATGAGAGGAGGGTGAAGGAGCTCACCTATCAG ACTGAGGAGGACAAGAAAAATGTTGccaggctgcaggatctggtTGACAAATTGCAGCTGAAGGTCAAGGCCTACAAGAGGCAGGCTGAGGAGGCG GAGGAGCAGGCCAACACTCATCTGTCCAAGTGCAGAAAGGTGCAGCAtgagctggaggaggctgaggagCGCGCTGACATCGCAGAGTCCCAGGTCAACAAGTTGAGAGCAAAGAGCCGTGACTCTGGCAAG GGAAAAGAAGCAGCAGAGTAA